The Melospiza georgiana isolate bMelGeo1 chromosome 26, bMelGeo1.pri, whole genome shotgun sequence genome window below encodes:
- the S1PR4 gene encoding sphingosine 1-phosphate receptor 4: protein MAPPVLGWLVNRSLLLPLDSAHLLTSKASCLQLAATGNINIILQHYNFSGKLSKRHSADEGMGPLRTAFAVISCLIIVENLLVLLAVLRCLRGRRWVYSCIASITLSDLLAGIAYLCNLCLSGSKTFQLSPQLWFLREGILFVALAASTFSLLVTAVERYGAMVRPIAESEASKTLRLRGLIAACWLLAFAIGLLPMLGWNCLCDFQACSVLLPLYSKNYILFSVVMFSVILLGIIGLYISIFLLVQASSRQSCSRNGRRRSLRLLKTVLMILGAFIVCWSPLFVLLLLDVFCDTGACNHLRSLDWTLALALLNSGVNPVIYSLRSVEVRRAVGSLLSCCCVRAGLCRPGSCVTISDINSGSSTESSLRCRDSFRGPTAKSAQPRAPLSSNSSMMSNLPSL, encoded by the coding sequence ATGGCTcctccagtgctgggctggctggtgAATcgctccctcctccttcccctggaCTCTGCTCACCTGCTCACCTCCAAagcctcctgcctgcagctggctgcCACCGGGAACATCAACATCATCCTGCAGCACTACAACTTCTCGGGCAAGCTCAGCAAGCGCCACTCCGCCGACGAGGGCATGGGGCCTCTGCGCACGGCCTTCGCCGTCATCAGCTGCCTCATCATCGTGGAGaacctgctggtgctgctggccgTGCTGCGCTGCCTGCGGGGCCGCCGCTGGGTCTACTCCTGCATCGCCAGCATCACCCTCAGCGACCTCCTGGCGGGCATCGCCTACCTCTGCAACCTCTGCCTGTCGGGCAGCAAGACCTTCCAGCTGTCCCCTCAGCTCTGGTTCCTCAGGGAGGGCATCCTCTTCGTGGCCTTGGCGGCCTCCACCTTCAGCCTGCTGGTGACGGCGGTGGAGCGCTACGGCGCCATGGTGAGGCCCATCGCGGAGAGCGAGGCCAGCAAGACGCTGCGGCTGCGCGGCCTCATCGCggcctgctggctgctggcctTCGCCATCGGcctgctgcccatgctggggtGGAACTGCCTTTGTGATTTCCAGGCCTGCTCCGTGCTCCTGCCGCTCTACTCCAAGAATTATATCCTGTTCTCCGTGGTGATGTTCAGCGTGATCCTCCTGGGGATCATCGGGCTCTACATCTCCATCTTCCTGCTGGTGCAGGCCAGCTCCAGGCAAAGCTGCTCGCGGAATGGCCGCCGGCGCTCGCTGCGCTTGCTGAAGACGGTGCTGATGATCCTGGGGGCTTTCATCGTGTGCTGGAGCCCtctctttgtgctgctgctcttggatGTGTTCTGTGACACCGGGGCCTGCAACCACCTGCGCAGCCTGGACTGGACCctggctctggcactgctcaACTCAGGGGTCAACCCCGTCATTTACTCGCTACGCAGCGTGGAGGTTCGCCGGGCCGTGGGCagcctgctgagctgctgctgtgtcagggctgggctctgcaggcctGGCAGCTGCGTGACCATCTCGGACATCAACTCTGGTTCCTCCACGGAGAGCTCCCTGCGCTGCCGGGACAGCTTCCGAGGCCCCACGGCCAAGAGCGCTCAGCCCAGGGCGCCTCTGTCCAGCAACTCCAGCATGATGAGCAATCTGCCCAGCCTGTGA
- the LOC131093674 gene encoding mast cell protease 1A-like: MCQLWTVPALFLLLCCPWANASSLRGEIVGGHEARPHSHPYMAYLKIVEQGFCGGFLVAPDWVMSAAHCLGNTTVILGAHNIFEPEKSQQVRGVLKYYEHPEYNPITNANDIMLLQLTSRVTLNEYVQPIPLPRTGSDLPTGTKCMIAGWGLIDEDRPTSKLFETQVSIYSRRKCSLFYPNLNSGMICAGSFHQLRDSSQGDSGGPLVCNKVAQGIVSFGHDSPPGVYARISNYLPWIRKVMNK; encoded by the exons ATGTGCCAGCTTTGGACAGTGCCAGCcctgtttctgctgctctgctgcccctgggccaaTGCCA gTTCTCTACGGGGTGAGATTGTGGGGGGCCACGAGGCACGGCCCCACTCGCACCCCTACATGGCATACCTGAAGATAGTAGAGCAGGGGTTCTGTGGGGGCTTCCTGGTGGCCCCTGACTGGGTGATGTCAGCTGCACACTGCCTGGG gaacaCCACAGTCATCCTGGGGGCTCACAACATCTTTGAACCAGAAAAATCCCAGCAGGTCCGAGGAGTGCTCAAGTACTACGAGCACCCTGAGTACAACCCCATCACCAATGCAAACGACATCATGCTGCTGCAG CTGACATCAAGGGTCACTCTCAATGAATACGTGCagcccatccctctgcccaggaCTGGCAGTGACCTCCCCACGGGCACCAAGTGCATGATTGCAGGCTGGGGTCTGATCGACGAGGACAGGCCCACCAGCAAGCTCTTTGAGACCCAGGTGTCCATCTACAGCCGCAGGAAATGCAGCCTCTTCTACCCAAACCTGAATTCTGGCATGATCTGTGCTGGCAGCTTCCACCAGCTGAGGGATTCCAGCCAG GGAGATTCTGGTGGGCCCCTGGTGTGCAATAAGGTGGCACAAGGAATTGTTTCCTTTGGCCATGATTCCCCACCCGGGGTCTACGCCCGCATCTCCAACTACCTGCCCTGGATCAGGAAAGTCATGAATAAGTAA